One Euphorbia lathyris chromosome 1, ddEupLath1.1, whole genome shotgun sequence DNA segment encodes these proteins:
- the LOC136211153 gene encoding MACPF domain-containing protein NSL1-like, translating into MGLPNSRRERQRKKKRKPEQQEVELDSNLTRDLVFLGGIVVRDVCSGIKSHKGERTWFRSDVLYFNQMSEKFNQDVSLSGKIASGLFYAMFDFRGFWQKDASSVKSLAYDGWFISLYNIELERSHMTLSDQIKQEVRTSWDATALADYMLNAIDEQAVSWDLHRGLTISIRPPIITPIKNEDILSISIRRGGVDMGQSHNQWLSTVSQSPNIISMSFVPITSLLSGVRGNGFLSHAVNLYLRYKPPIEELQQFLQFQIPRQWAPVYWDLPLTLKRRKKASPSLRFSFMGPKLYVNTRKVHTENRPVTGIHLYLEGKRSDHLAIHLSDCRYLQEVFKVPLVIHLTNDEKCMWRNYLSVEESIREAHEILLLVVLTSLELSFSRILSMLEGK; encoded by the exons ATGGGACTACCAAATTCaagaagagaaaggcaaagaaagaagaaaagaaaacctGAGCAGCAAGAA GTGGAGCTTGACTCGAATCTAACCCGAGACCTTGTGTTTCTCGGTGGGATTGTTGTTCGTGATGTTTGCAGTGGAATCAAGTCCCATAAGGGGGAGCGAACTTGGTTCCGCTCGGATGTTCTATATTTTAATCAG ATGTCGGAGAAGTTCAATCAGGATGTTTCCTTATCAGGTAAAATAGCTTCGGGGTTATTTTATGCTATGTTCGACTTCAGGGGATTCTGGCAAAAAGATGCCTCTTCAGTTAAAAGTCTTGCTTATGATGGTTGGTTCATAAGTTTATATAACATTGAGCTGGAGAGATCGCATATGACTTTGTCTGATCAAATTAAACAAGAAGTTCGTACTTCTTGGGATGCTACTGCCCTTGCTGA TTACATGTTAAATGCTATT GATGAACAAGCCGTGTCATGGGATCTTCATCGAGGATTAACGATTTCAATTAGGCCACCTATCATTACTCCCATAAAGAATGAG GATATACTTAGCATTTCAATCCGAAGGGGAGGTGTTGATATGGGTCAAAGTCATAACCAGTGGCTCTCAACTGTATCTCAGTCACCGAACATCATTTCAATGTCCTTTGTGCCTATAACTTCTCTCTTGAGTGGTGTGCGAGGCAACGGATTTTTAAGCCATGCGGTGAATCTTTACCTTCGAT ACAAACCACCTATAGAGGAACTACAACAGTTTCTACAGTTTCAGATACCTCGGCAATGGGCTCCAGTATATTGGGATCTGCCTCTTACTCTTAAGCGCAGAAAGAAAGCTTCTCCATCTCTCCGGTTTAGCTTTATGGGCCCCAAGCTTTACGTCAACACTAGGAAG GTTCATACTGAAAATAGGCCAGTGACAGGAATTCACTTATACTTGGAAGGTAAAAGAAGCGACCATTTGGCTATCCACCTCTCCGATTGCAGATATTTGCAGGAGGTATTTAAGGTTCCGCTTGTCATACATCTAACTAATGATGAGAAGTGTATGTGGAGGAATTATCTCTCTGTGGAGGAGAGTATAAGAGAAGCCCATGAGATATTATTGCTTGTGGTTTTGACCTCACTAGAACTTTCATTTTCCAGGATTTTGAGTATGTTGGAGGGTAAGTAA